One segment of Methylocella silvestris BL2 DNA contains the following:
- the dprA gene encoding DNA-processing protein DprA, whose protein sequence is MTSAAALTPQERFAFLRLYRSETIGPRTFVALLARYGSAQAALEALPGVVASGKAGRPIALAPVHEIEAELEAIERAGATLICLPEPDYPALLRQIHSAPPLLTMRGDRACLKRSKIAIVGARNASAAGLAFTEQLSRGIARAGYVIVSGLARGVDARAHQAALATGTIAVLAGGLGNIYPAAHAELVERLIETGAAVSEMPFGWEARGRDFPRRNRIVSGLSRGVVVVEAARRSGSLITAGFAAEQGREVFAVPGSPLDPRAEGPNQLLRDGATLCTGPEDVLDALARQDLSPPADFSFAEAQPQSYESFWDELDLPDIFAAQGGAANGAAEQISSRPAPASSRRAALPPPADEPPREDAPAPSREAAFARVIALLGPSPVSVDELVRASEAPAREVRAILFELELQGRLERHGADLVSKI, encoded by the coding sequence ATGACGTCGGCGGCTGCTTTGACCCCGCAGGAGCGCTTCGCCTTTCTGCGGCTTTATCGCAGCGAAACGATTGGCCCCCGCACTTTCGTGGCGTTGCTGGCCCGATACGGGTCGGCGCAGGCGGCGCTTGAGGCCCTGCCGGGCGTCGTCGCCAGCGGCAAGGCGGGGCGGCCGATCGCCCTGGCGCCCGTTCATGAGATTGAGGCCGAGCTGGAGGCGATCGAGCGCGCCGGGGCGACGCTGATCTGTCTGCCCGAGCCCGACTATCCGGCGCTGCTGCGGCAGATCCACTCGGCCCCGCCGCTGCTTACAATGCGCGGCGATCGCGCCTGCCTGAAACGTTCGAAAATTGCAATCGTCGGCGCGCGCAACGCCTCCGCCGCCGGCCTCGCCTTCACCGAACAGCTGTCGCGGGGAATCGCGCGAGCGGGGTATGTCATCGTCTCCGGGCTCGCGCGCGGGGTCGACGCGCGGGCGCACCAGGCCGCGCTGGCGACGGGAACGATCGCCGTCCTTGCCGGCGGACTCGGCAATATTTATCCGGCGGCGCATGCCGAACTGGTGGAGCGCCTCATCGAGACTGGCGCTGCGGTGAGCGAAATGCCGTTCGGATGGGAGGCGCGCGGGCGCGATTTTCCCCGCCGCAACCGCATCGTCTCGGGGCTTTCGCGCGGCGTCGTCGTGGTCGAGGCCGCGCGCCGCTCGGGCTCGCTGATCACTGCGGGCTTTGCCGCGGAGCAGGGGCGGGAGGTGTTCGCCGTGCCGGGATCGCCGCTCGATCCGCGCGCGGAAGGGCCGAACCAGTTGTTGCGCGACGGCGCGACCCTCTGCACCGGGCCCGAGGACGTGCTCGACGCGCTGGCCCGGCAGGATCTTTCGCCTCCTGCCGATTTCAGCTTCGCCGAGGCGCAGCCGCAATCCTACGAGTCGTTCTGGGACGAGCTCGATCTGCCGGATATTTTCGCGGCGCAGGGCGGCGCGGCAAATGGCGCGGCGGAGCAAATCTCGTCGCGGCCCGCGCCGGCTTCCTCGCGCCGCGCCGCTTTGCCGCCGCCGGCTGATGAGCCGCCGCGCGAAGACGCGCCTGCGCCCTCCCGAGAAGCCGCCTTCGCCCGCGTCATTGCGCTTTTAGGGCCCTCGCCGGTTTCGGTCGACGAACTCGTTCGCGCCTCGGAAGCGCCGGCGCGGGAGGTGCGGGCGATCCTGTTCGAGCTGGAGCTTCAAGGCCGGCTGGAGCGCCACGGCGCCGATCTCGTGTCGAAGATCTGA
- the accC gene encoding acetyl-CoA carboxylase biotin carboxylase subunit: MFEKILIANRGEIALRILRAAKELGIATVAVHSTADSEAMHVKLADESVCVGPPPARESYLNIPALLAACEITGAEALHPGYGFLSENARFAEILAEHHIVFVGPKPEHIRLMGDKIEAKRTALRLGIPCVPGSAGAITDEAEAKAAARELGYPVLVKAAAGGGGRGMKVSFSEEDIASTLETARMEAKSAFGDDSVYLEKYLEKPRHIEVQILGDGRGGAIHLGERDCSLQRRHQKVWEEGPSPALNESQRKEIGEICAAAMRELQYAGAGTIEFLYEDGKFYFIEMNTRIQVEHPVTEMITGVDLVNEQIKIAAGSALTLTQEDVSFNGHAIECRINAEHPATFRPSPGMINYYHPPGGLGVRVDSAVYAGYTIPPTYDSLVGKLIVHGRNRNEALMRLRRSLDEFIIDGIDTTIPLFQTLVRNADIQNGLYDIHWLEKFLADGGMDGTE, translated from the coding sequence TCCATTCGACCGCCGATTCCGAAGCAATGCATGTCAAGCTCGCCGACGAATCCGTCTGCGTCGGGCCGCCGCCCGCTCGCGAATCCTATCTCAACATTCCGGCTCTCCTCGCCGCCTGCGAGATCACCGGGGCCGAGGCGCTGCATCCCGGCTATGGATTTTTGTCGGAAAACGCCCGCTTCGCGGAAATCCTCGCCGAGCATCACATCGTATTCGTCGGGCCAAAGCCGGAGCATATCCGCCTGATGGGCGACAAGATCGAGGCGAAGCGCACGGCGCTGCGGCTCGGCATCCCATGTGTGCCAGGCTCGGCCGGCGCCATCACGGATGAGGCCGAGGCGAAGGCGGCGGCAAGAGAACTCGGCTATCCTGTACTCGTCAAGGCGGCGGCGGGCGGCGGCGGCCGCGGCATGAAGGTTTCATTCAGCGAGGAGGACATCGCCTCGACGCTGGAGACGGCGCGCATGGAGGCGAAGTCCGCCTTTGGCGATGATTCCGTGTACCTTGAAAAATATCTCGAAAAACCCCGCCACATCGAAGTGCAGATTCTCGGCGACGGACGCGGCGGCGCGATCCATCTTGGCGAGCGCGACTGCTCGCTGCAGCGCCGGCACCAGAAAGTCTGGGAGGAAGGCCCGTCCCCCGCGCTCAATGAGTCGCAGCGCAAGGAAATCGGCGAGATCTGCGCGGCGGCCATGCGCGAACTGCAGTATGCCGGCGCCGGCACGATCGAATTCCTCTATGAGGACGGCAAATTCTATTTCATCGAGATGAACACCCGCATCCAGGTCGAGCATCCGGTGACCGAGATGATCACCGGCGTCGATCTCGTCAATGAGCAGATCAAGATCGCCGCCGGATCGGCGCTGACCTTGACGCAGGAAGACGTTTCCTTCAACGGACACGCCATCGAATGCCGCATCAACGCCGAACATCCGGCCACCTTCCGCCCCTCGCCGGGGATGATCAATTATTACCATCCGCCGGGCGGCCTCGGCGTCCGCGTCGATAGCGCCGTCTACGCCGGCTATACGATCCCGCCGACCTATGATTCACTTGTCGGCAAGCTGATCGTGCATGGCCGCAATCGCAATGAAGCGCTGATGCGCCTGCGCCGCTCGCTCGATGAGTTCATTATCGACGGCATCGACACGACCATCCCGCTGTTCCAGACGCTGGTGCGCAACGCCGACATCCAGAACGGGCTTTACGATATCCATTGGCTCGAAAAATTTCTGGCCGACGGCGGCATGGACGGCACGGAGTAA